Proteins from a genomic interval of Halomonas alkaliantarctica:
- the mnmA gene encoding tRNA 2-thiouridine(34) synthase MnmA, protein MSSNTESSSTGSTITGSSANGKVIVGMSGGVDSSVSALLLMQQGYEVEGLFMKNWDEDDGTEYCTAKEDLADAEAVCAKLGIKLHTANFAAEYWDNVFEHFLAEYKAGRTPNPDILCNREIKFKVFLEYAEMLGASKIATGHYVRQGVRNGRPRLLKGLDGNKDQSYFLHAVPEAAIARTLFPVGELEKPAVRALAEQHGLITAKKKDSTGICFIGERRFRDFLQQYLPAQPGTIETPDGDVIGKHMGLMYYTLGQRQGLGIGGLANYSEEPWYVAAKDLDRNVLVAVQGKHDQLLYSDTLATEAMDWVAGEPPVQQGRFTAKTRYRQSDCGCEMRVLPDGGVEVTFDDPQWAVTPGQSLVLYEGDICLGGGVIRSTWKKAAEAAA, encoded by the coding sequence ATGTCATCCAATACCGAGTCATCCAGCACTGGCTCAACCATTACCGGGTCCTCTGCTAACGGCAAAGTGATTGTCGGTATGTCCGGCGGCGTCGACTCGTCCGTTTCTGCCCTCCTCCTCATGCAGCAAGGCTATGAGGTAGAAGGCCTGTTTATGAAAAACTGGGATGAAGACGACGGCACCGAATATTGCACGGCTAAAGAGGATCTTGCCGACGCCGAGGCGGTTTGCGCCAAACTGGGCATTAAGCTGCACACCGCTAATTTTGCCGCCGAGTATTGGGATAATGTATTTGAGCACTTCTTAGCTGAATACAAAGCAGGTCGCACGCCCAATCCCGATATTCTGTGTAACCGGGAAATCAAGTTTAAGGTGTTCCTGGAGTACGCCGAGATGCTGGGTGCCAGCAAAATCGCGACTGGCCACTATGTACGCCAGGGCGTGCGTAACGGTCGCCCGCGTCTGCTTAAAGGCCTGGATGGCAATAAAGATCAAAGCTACTTCCTGCATGCGGTGCCGGAAGCTGCTATTGCCCGCACTCTATTCCCTGTGGGTGAGTTGGAAAAACCCGCCGTGCGTGCGCTTGCAGAACAGCACGGGCTGATTACCGCCAAGAAAAAAGACTCCACCGGGATCTGCTTTATCGGCGAGCGGCGCTTTCGCGACTTCCTTCAGCAGTACCTGCCCGCCCAGCCCGGCACTATTGAAACGCCGGATGGCGATGTCATCGGCAAGCATATGGGGCTAATGTACTACACCCTGGGCCAGCGCCAGGGGCTAGGCATTGGTGGGCTTGCCAACTATTCAGAAGAGCCCTGGTACGTGGCGGCGAAAGATCTTGATCGCAATGTGCTGGTCGCGGTGCAGGGTAAGCATGATCAGTTGCTCTATTCCGACACATTGGCTACAGAGGCCATGGACTGGGTGGCAGGCGAGCCGCCGGTTCAGCAGGGCCGCTTTACCGCGAAGACGCGCTATCGGCAAAGCGACTGCGGCTGTGAAATGCGCGTTCTGCCTGATGGCGGCGTAGAGGTCACGTTCGATGATCCTCAGTGGGCGGTCACCCCTGGTCAGTCGCTGGTCCTTTACGAGGGCGACATTTGCTTAGGCGGCGGCGTTATCCGCTCGACCTGGAAGAAAGCCGCGGAGGCCGCTGCATGA
- a CDS encoding NUDIX domain-containing protein, protein MSLIRSTAACVIQQGERFLLVEEQRDGPQTVFNQPAGHIETGEGPITAILREVLEETAWQVSLTGYLGLYVFHTHDGQTFHSHGFIAEPLHQLDLALDPDIFATHWLTLEQIRTLDHQSRLRSPLVLKRIEDALDGPCYPLAVIRE, encoded by the coding sequence ATGAGCCTTATTCGCAGCACGGCCGCCTGTGTCATTCAGCAAGGTGAGCGTTTTTTGCTGGTAGAAGAGCAGCGCGACGGCCCCCAGACCGTGTTTAACCAGCCCGCCGGGCATATAGAAACCGGTGAAGGGCCGATCACCGCTATTCTGCGCGAGGTATTGGAGGAGACCGCTTGGCAGGTATCACTCACCGGCTACCTGGGCCTGTACGTTTTTCATACCCACGATGGGCAAACGTTTCATAGCCACGGCTTTATTGCCGAGCCGCTTCACCAGCTGGATCTCGCCCTGGACCCCGATATTTTCGCTACTCACTGGCTCACACTTGAGCAAATACGCACGTTGGATCATCAGTCACGCCTGCGCAGCCCTCTAGTACTCAAACGTATTGAGGATGCCCTCGACGGCCCTTGTTACCCGCTTGCAGTGATTCGCGAGTGA
- a CDS encoding pseudouridine synthase, with protein MSTLYLLHKPYRMLSQFTDKQGRATLADVIAVPGVYAAGRLDYDSEGLLLLSDDGELIHRISHPRHKQPKTYWVQVEGDISEAALTSLRQGVTLKDGPTQPAKARRIDPPASAPRQPPIDPKRHPSTSWLELTISEGRNRQVRRMTAHVGFPTLRLIRTAIGPWQLEELAPGEWRKETLHAPRPTDKHPNRRKAPRKDQRPRPATKPRKP; from the coding sequence ATGAGCACTTTATATTTACTGCATAAGCCCTATCGTATGCTCTCTCAGTTTACCGATAAACAAGGGCGTGCCACATTAGCCGATGTGATTGCTGTGCCGGGCGTATACGCCGCAGGGCGGCTAGATTATGACTCTGAAGGCCTGCTGCTGCTTAGCGATGATGGCGAATTGATTCACCGCATCTCTCACCCGCGCCATAAGCAGCCCAAAACCTACTGGGTCCAGGTGGAAGGCGATATTAGCGAGGCAGCGCTGACATCACTGCGCCAGGGAGTTACGCTGAAAGATGGCCCAACGCAGCCAGCCAAGGCGCGCCGGATTGATCCACCCGCTAGCGCACCACGCCAACCACCCATCGACCCTAAACGCCACCCGTCGACCAGCTGGCTGGAGCTCACCATTAGCGAAGGCCGTAACCGCCAAGTACGCCGCATGACCGCTCATGTTGGCTTTCCCACGCTGCGTTTGATTCGCACGGCCATCGGCCCCTGGCAACTTGAAGAATTAGCCCCCGGTGAGTGGCGCAAAGAAACCCTACACGCCCCCCGGCCTACCGATAAGCACCCAAATCGGCGAAAAGCGCCGCGAAAAGATCAGCGACCGCGGCCCGCCACAAAACCCAGGAAACCCTGA
- a CDS encoding NADP-dependent isocitrate dehydrogenase has translation MSKTPKIIYTLTDEAPALATYSLLPIIDAFTDAAGIEVETRDISLAARVLSLFPDYLTEEQRVEDHLAELGALAKVPEANIIKLPNISASMPQLRAVIKELQEQGYPLPEYPSEPSNDEEKDIKARYDKVKGSAVNPVLREGNSDRRAPKAVKEYARKYPHSMGEWSQASRSHVSHMHKGDFYDGEKSITLDRAHNVKMELTTKSGQTQVLKSNIPLLEGEIIDSMFMSKKALLEFYEREIEDARESGVMFSLHVKATMMKVSHPIVFGHCIKIFYKDAFEKHGELFKELGVDVNNGIANLYEKIETLSESQRDEIISDLHACHEKRPELAMVDSARGITNFHSPSDVIVDASMPAMIRAGGKMYGGDGRLKDVKAVMPESTFARIYQEMINFCKWHGAFDPATMGTVPNVGLMAQKAEEYGSHDKTFEISEDGVANIVDLDTGEVLLTQNVEQGDIWRMCQVKDAPIRDWVKLAVERCRDSGMPTVFWLDPYRPHENELIKKVKTYLKDHDTDGLEIHIMSQVRAMRYTLERVIRGLDTISVTGNILRDYLTDLFPILELGTSAKMLSIVPLMDGGGLFETGAGGSAPKHVQQLLEENHLRWDSLGEFLALVASLEHLAKRFSNDRAKLLAKALDEANGKFLESNKSPSRKVGELDNRGSHFYLALYWAEALAAQDEDAELKKRFARLVETLKANETTIIDELNSVQGQPVDLKGYYHPNGELASQVMRPSKTLNEALAMVAND, from the coding sequence ATGTCTAAAACGCCGAAGATCATTTACACGCTCACCGACGAGGCGCCTGCGCTCGCAACATATTCTTTGCTACCGATTATTGACGCCTTCACCGACGCTGCTGGTATCGAAGTGGAAACCCGGGATATCTCCCTGGCGGCTCGCGTTCTGTCTTTATTTCCTGATTACTTGACTGAAGAGCAGCGTGTCGAGGACCACCTGGCCGAGCTAGGTGCGCTGGCTAAGGTTCCAGAAGCCAATATCATCAAGTTGCCCAATATTAGCGCTTCCATGCCGCAGCTGCGCGCAGTGATCAAAGAGCTGCAAGAACAGGGCTACCCACTGCCGGAATATCCTAGCGAGCCAAGTAACGACGAAGAGAAAGATATCAAAGCGCGCTATGACAAAGTCAAAGGCAGCGCGGTTAACCCAGTGTTGCGTGAAGGTAACTCTGACCGTCGCGCCCCGAAGGCCGTTAAAGAGTACGCGCGCAAGTATCCTCATTCGATGGGTGAGTGGAGTCAGGCCTCACGCAGCCACGTCTCCCACATGCATAAAGGCGATTTCTACGACGGTGAGAAGTCGATAACGCTGGATCGTGCGCACAATGTGAAGATGGAACTGACCACAAAAAGTGGCCAGACCCAGGTTCTCAAGTCGAATATCCCGCTACTCGAAGGCGAGATCATCGACAGCATGTTCATGAGCAAAAAAGCGTTGCTCGAATTCTACGAGCGGGAAATAGAAGATGCTCGTGAATCTGGCGTCATGTTCTCGTTGCACGTGAAAGCGACGATGATGAAAGTCTCGCACCCGATTGTGTTTGGCCACTGTATCAAGATTTTTTACAAAGACGCCTTTGAGAAACACGGTGAGTTGTTCAAAGAGCTGGGTGTGGATGTCAACAATGGCATCGCCAATCTTTACGAAAAAATAGAGACGTTATCAGAATCGCAGCGCGATGAAATCATCAGCGACTTGCATGCCTGCCATGAAAAGCGTCCAGAGTTGGCGATGGTTGATTCGGCTCGTGGTATCACCAACTTCCACTCGCCCAGCGATGTGATTGTGGACGCTTCGATGCCGGCGATGATTCGTGCCGGGGGCAAGATGTACGGCGGTGACGGTCGTCTTAAGGATGTCAAAGCCGTTATGCCCGAGTCCACGTTCGCGCGTATTTATCAGGAAATGATCAATTTCTGTAAATGGCACGGTGCGTTTGATCCGGCGACGATGGGCACTGTACCCAACGTTGGCTTGATGGCACAAAAAGCCGAAGAGTACGGCTCCCACGACAAGACCTTTGAAATTTCGGAAGACGGTGTTGCTAATATCGTCGATCTGGACACCGGCGAAGTGCTGTTAACCCAAAACGTGGAGCAGGGCGATATCTGGCGGATGTGCCAGGTCAAGGACGCGCCGATTCGTGACTGGGTCAAGTTGGCAGTGGAGCGCTGCCGTGATTCGGGTATGCCGACGGTGTTCTGGCTCGATCCCTACCGCCCGCACGAGAACGAGTTGATCAAAAAGGTCAAAACGTACCTCAAGGATCACGACACTGATGGACTCGAGATCCATATCATGTCCCAGGTTCGGGCAATGCGTTACACCCTGGAACGTGTCATTCGTGGCCTCGATACTATCTCGGTCACGGGCAATATCCTGCGCGATTATCTGACGGATCTGTTCCCGATTCTTGAGTTGGGCACCAGTGCCAAGATGCTCTCTATCGTTCCGCTGATGGATGGCGGTGGTCTGTTTGAAACCGGTGCTGGTGGCTCCGCGCCTAAGCACGTTCAGCAGTTGCTGGAAGAGAACCACCTGCGTTGGGACAGCCTTGGCGAGTTTCTGGCGCTTGTGGCCTCTTTGGAGCACCTCGCCAAACGCTTTAGCAACGACCGTGCTAAGCTGCTGGCGAAAGCACTGGATGAAGCTAACGGCAAGTTCCTCGAAAGCAACAAGTCACCTTCACGCAAAGTGGGTGAGCTGGACAACCGCGGAAGCCATTTCTACCTGGCGCTCTACTGGGCAGAAGCATTGGCAGCTCAAGATGAAGACGCTGAACTGAAAAAACGCTTTGCCCGCCTTGTGGAAACGCTGAAAGCCAACGAAACTACTATTATCGATGAGCTCAACAGTGTTCAAGGGCAGCCAGTTGATCTTAAAGGCTACTATCACCCGAACGGCGAATTGGCTAGCCAAGTCATGCGTCCAAGCAAAACGCTCAACGAAGCGCTGGCAATGGTGGCAAACGACTGA
- the clpS gene encoding ATP-dependent Clp protease adapter ClpS has protein sequence MPDEDGDIAVQSAEPALAQPPLYKVVLHNDDYTPMEFVIEVLQDFFNLDSETAVQIMLAVHTQGKGTCGVFTRDIAETKSYQVNEYARECEHPLISDIEAAN, from the coding sequence ATGCCCGATGAAGATGGTGATATTGCGGTGCAGTCAGCAGAGCCGGCGCTGGCGCAACCGCCGCTTTATAAGGTGGTGCTTCACAATGACGATTACACGCCGATGGAATTTGTTATTGAAGTGCTGCAAGATTTTTTCAATTTGGATAGCGAGACGGCCGTTCAGATCATGCTCGCCGTACATACCCAGGGAAAGGGCACTTGTGGCGTGTTTACGCGCGATATAGCCGAAACAAAAAGCTATCAAGTAAACGAATACGCCCGTGAGTGTGAGCATCCGTTGATAAGTGATATTGAGGCCGCCAATTAG
- the clpA gene encoding ATP-dependent Clp protease ATP-binding subunit ClpA, translated as MLSKELEMTLNTAFTVARSKRHEFMTVEHLLLALLDNASAVDVLKACGANLDKLRSDLQDFINSTTPLIPEGQGDRETQPTLGFQRVLQRAVFHVQSSGKSEVSGANVLVAIFSEQESQAVYFLKQQSVARVDAVNYIAHGISKVAGHGPSPSPSSSESEDAEEGGSEGAAHPLTGYATNLNEQARLGKIDPLIGRDHELERVVQILARRRKNNPLLVGEAGVGKTAVAEGLAKRIVEEDVPDVIADAVVYSLDMGALLAGTKYRGDFEKRLKSLLSELRKQPNAVLFIDEIHTVIGAGAASGGVMDASNLLKPLLSSGELRCIGSTTFQEFRGIFEKDRALARRFQKVDVMAPSVDDTIKILKGLRSRFEEHHELKYTDGALESAARLADRYINDRFLPDKAIDVIDEAGAHQRLLPPEVRAKTIDVEQVEAVVASIARIPPKSVSSSDRKLLEKLDRDLKMLVFGQDEAIDSLSAAIKLSRAGLKSPDKPVGSFLFAGPTGVGKTEVAKQLAHIMGIELVRFDMSEYMERHTVSRLIGAPPGYVGYDQGGLLTEAVTKQPHCVLLLDEIEKAHPEVFNLLLQVMDHGRLTDNNGREADFRHVIVIMTSNAGAEQASRRSIGFQHQDHSTDAMEVIRRTFSPEFRNRLDGIIQFHALPVSVVRNVVDKFLIELQAQLDEKRVQLDVDDMARDWLADKGYDPDMGARPMARLIQEKLKKPLAEMILFGELADQGGIVHVSLEEGELHLSTETEMADAP; from the coding sequence ATGCTGAGCAAAGAACTTGAAATGACCCTGAACACGGCCTTCACCGTGGCGCGTTCAAAGCGCCATGAGTTCATGACCGTTGAGCACCTGCTGCTAGCGTTGCTAGATAATGCCTCAGCGGTGGATGTTCTGAAGGCCTGTGGGGCTAACCTCGACAAGCTGCGGTCCGATCTGCAGGATTTTATTAACTCGACCACGCCACTGATCCCAGAAGGCCAGGGTGATCGCGAGACCCAGCCCACGCTTGGTTTTCAGCGTGTTTTACAGCGGGCGGTCTTCCACGTTCAGTCATCTGGCAAAAGCGAAGTCTCTGGCGCCAATGTGCTGGTAGCAATATTCTCCGAGCAAGAAAGCCAGGCGGTTTATTTCCTTAAGCAGCAGAGCGTTGCGCGGGTCGATGCGGTTAACTATATCGCCCATGGTATCTCCAAAGTGGCTGGTCACGGGCCATCTCCCTCGCCCTCTTCATCTGAAAGTGAAGACGCGGAAGAGGGTGGCAGTGAGGGTGCTGCGCATCCGCTCACTGGCTACGCTACCAACCTGAACGAGCAAGCGCGGCTGGGCAAAATTGATCCGCTGATTGGTCGTGATCACGAGCTTGAGCGCGTGGTGCAAATTCTTGCCCGGCGGCGCAAAAATAACCCGCTGTTAGTCGGTGAGGCGGGCGTGGGTAAAACCGCAGTGGCCGAAGGCCTCGCCAAGCGTATCGTTGAAGAAGACGTTCCCGATGTTATTGCCGATGCAGTGGTCTACTCACTGGACATGGGCGCGCTACTGGCCGGTACCAAGTACCGCGGGGACTTTGAAAAACGTCTTAAAAGTCTGCTAAGCGAACTACGCAAGCAGCCTAACGCTGTGCTCTTTATCGATGAAATTCACACTGTCATTGGGGCCGGTGCGGCGTCAGGCGGCGTGATGGATGCGTCGAACCTGCTCAAACCGCTGCTCTCCTCTGGCGAGTTGCGCTGCATTGGTTCGACCACGTTCCAAGAGTTTCGCGGTATCTTCGAGAAAGATCGTGCCCTGGCGCGGCGCTTCCAAAAAGTGGATGTGATGGCGCCGTCGGTGGACGACACCATCAAGATCCTCAAAGGGTTGCGTTCACGCTTTGAAGAGCACCACGAATTGAAGTACACCGATGGAGCCCTTGAGAGCGCAGCACGCTTAGCCGATCGCTACATCAATGACCGCTTCCTGCCTGACAAAGCGATTGATGTCATCGACGAGGCAGGGGCGCACCAGCGTCTGTTGCCGCCGGAAGTGCGCGCCAAAACGATCGACGTCGAGCAAGTTGAAGCCGTGGTGGCTTCCATCGCGCGTATTCCGCCGAAGAGTGTTTCAAGCTCCGACCGCAAGTTGCTCGAGAAGCTGGATCGCGACCTTAAAATGCTGGTGTTCGGTCAGGATGAGGCGATTGATAGCCTCTCAGCAGCCATTAAGCTATCTCGCGCTGGGCTCAAATCACCTGACAAGCCCGTCGGCAGCTTCCTGTTTGCAGGCCCTACCGGTGTGGGTAAAACCGAAGTGGCCAAACAGCTTGCGCATATCATGGGCATTGAGCTAGTGCGTTTTGATATGTCTGAGTACATGGAGCGTCACACCGTATCGCGCTTGATTGGTGCCCCGCCGGGTTACGTCGGTTACGATCAGGGTGGTCTGCTGACTGAAGCGGTCACCAAGCAACCGCACTGTGTACTGCTGTTGGATGAGATTGAGAAAGCGCACCCGGAAGTCTTTAACCTGCTGCTGCAGGTCATGGACCATGGCCGCTTAACGGATAACAACGGTCGTGAAGCTGACTTCCGCCACGTTATCGTGATCATGACCTCTAACGCTGGTGCGGAGCAGGCGTCGCGCCGCTCTATTGGCTTCCAACATCAAGATCACTCCACCGATGCCATGGAAGTGATCCGTCGCACCTTCTCGCCGGAGTTCCGTAACCGCCTGGACGGCATCATTCAGTTCCACGCGCTACCGGTTTCGGTGGTACGCAACGTGGTCGACAAGTTCTTGATCGAGTTGCAGGCACAGCTGGATGAGAAGCGCGTTCAACTGGATGTGGACGACATGGCAAGGGATTGGCTGGCCGATAAAGGCTACGATCCTGACATGGGCGCACGTCCAATGGCGCGGCTCATTCAAGAGAAGCTGAAGAAGCCATTAGCCGAGATGATTCTGTTTGGCGAATTGGCGGACCAGGGCGGTATTGTTCACGTCAGCCTGGAAGAGGGAGAGTTGCACCTTTCCACAGAGACTGAAATGGCAGACGCGCCCTGA
- the infA gene encoding translation initiation factor IF-1 has protein sequence MAREDHIEMEGVIVDTLPNTMFRVELENGHVVTAHISGKMRKNYIRILTGDKVKVELTPYDLSKGRIVYRSR, from the coding sequence ATGGCACGCGAAGATCATATTGAAATGGAAGGCGTTATCGTCGATACCCTTCCGAACACCATGTTTCGGGTTGAGCTGGAAAACGGTCACGTTGTTACCGCTCACATCTCCGGCAAAATGCGCAAAAACTATATCCGCATTCTGACCGGCGACAAGGTAAAAGTAGAGCTGACACCTTACGACCTGTCCAAAGGCCGTATCGTTTACCGTTCGCGCTAA
- a CDS encoding arginyltransferase, with translation MSSNTPRRPVRDLRFFLTVPHACSYLPGREATTLFLDPQESPVPGVYDSLALLGFRRSGRHLYRPHCEGCNACRSVRIPVEQFVANRTQRKIWRRNADINVRVVPAHFASTHYTLYANYIRQRHADGDMYPPSREQYRTFLTLDEPYAHLMEMYLDDELIGVAAFDQLEHGLSAIYTFFAISEALDKRSLGTFAILQLIELSREKALPHLYLGYWIEECRKMRYKQAFTPLEILDGRHWRPLIR, from the coding sequence GTGAGTAGTAACACTCCGCGTCGGCCGGTACGGGATTTGCGCTTTTTCCTTACCGTGCCGCATGCCTGTAGCTATTTGCCTGGCAGGGAAGCGACCACTCTATTTCTCGACCCTCAGGAGTCGCCTGTCCCTGGCGTATATGACTCGCTGGCACTGCTAGGGTTTCGTCGTAGTGGGCGTCATCTTTACCGTCCTCACTGTGAGGGTTGCAATGCTTGCCGCTCTGTCCGCATTCCGGTTGAACAGTTTGTAGCTAACCGCACCCAGCGTAAAATTTGGCGCCGCAACGCTGATATTAATGTGCGTGTTGTACCCGCCCACTTTGCATCAACCCACTACACTCTTTACGCCAATTACATTCGCCAGCGCCATGCTGATGGTGATATGTACCCTCCCAGTCGCGAGCAGTACCGCACCTTTCTCACCCTCGATGAGCCCTACGCCCATCTGATGGAGATGTACCTTGACGACGAATTGATCGGCGTCGCTGCCTTTGACCAACTGGAGCATGGGCTTTCGGCAATCTACACCTTCTTTGCCATTAGCGAAGCTCTGGACAAGCGCTCGCTAGGCACCTTTGCTATTCTTCAGCTCATTGAGCTCAGCCGAGAAAAAGCGCTGCCGCACCTTTATTTAGGGTATTGGATCGAAGAGTGCCGTAAGATGCGCTACAAACAGGCTTTCACACCATTGGAAATACTCGATGGACGCCATTGGCGGCCGTTGATTCGCTAA
- the aat gene encoding leucyl/phenylalanyl-tRNA--protein transferase → MLPWLSSPYPNFPTTSRALASPNGLLAAGGELSPIWLVEAYRQGIFPWFSDDDPILWWSPDPRMILLPEQFKQRRSLTKRLRHGGFHITLDQHFDQVIQSCAAPRGEETGTWITEEMREAYGLLHALGIAHSIEVHQHGQLVGGLYGVAMGPVFFGESMFSRAPDASKVALAHLARAMREQGGKLIDCQMHTPHLASLGAITVAREAFINYLKNWLPDKAFTLTTSPTEAPAVPASLWLNAIAAEDNAW, encoded by the coding sequence ATGCTACCTTGGCTTTCATCGCCATATCCTAACTTTCCGACTACCTCTCGGGCCCTGGCCTCCCCCAATGGCCTGTTGGCCGCCGGTGGGGAGCTCTCGCCCATTTGGCTGGTAGAAGCCTACCGGCAGGGTATCTTTCCCTGGTTCAGCGACGACGACCCTATTTTGTGGTGGAGTCCAGACCCGCGCATGATACTCCTACCTGAGCAATTTAAGCAGCGTCGTAGCCTCACCAAACGATTACGCCATGGTGGCTTTCATATCACCCTTGATCAACACTTCGACCAGGTGATTCAGTCTTGCGCCGCTCCACGGGGTGAAGAGACGGGCACCTGGATCACCGAGGAAATGCGCGAGGCCTACGGCCTGCTGCACGCCCTGGGCATCGCCCATAGCATCGAAGTCCACCAACACGGCCAATTGGTGGGCGGGCTGTATGGCGTCGCCATGGGACCGGTATTTTTTGGCGAGTCGATGTTCTCTCGCGCCCCAGATGCCTCAAAGGTGGCGCTGGCCCATCTTGCCCGGGCCATGCGAGAACAGGGTGGTAAACTCATCGACTGCCAAATGCATACGCCCCATCTGGCAAGCCTGGGCGCTATTACAGTCGCTCGCGAGGCATTCATCAACTATCTTAAAAACTGGTTACCCGATAAAGCGTTTACGTTAACCACATCACCCACTGAGGCACCCGCGGTTCCCGCATCGCTCTGGCTTAACGCGATTGCCGCCGAGGACAATGCATGGTGA